A segment of the Sphingobacteriales bacterium genome:
GCGCGACCCCGCAGACACACACGATGAAGGTATTGTTACGGAAAACAACCTGCGTTTTTATGCCCACTGGAAAGAAGGACAAAAAACGGGATTTTTTTTAGACCAACGCGATAACCGCCGTTTGTTACAATCGTATTGCGCCGGAAAAACGGTGTTGAATGCTTTTTCGTATTCGGGTGGATTTTCGGTGTATGCGTTGGCAGCAGGGGCAGCGCGGGTGGATTCGGTAGATGTATCGCAAAAAGCAATAACATGGGCAAATCAGAATGTAGCACTCAATGGCGGCAGTGAACGACATCGCGGTATTGTAGCTGATTGTTTTGAGTATTTGCGCCAAATTCATGATGAATATGAAGTAATTGTTTTAGACCCGCCCGCCTTTGCCAAGCACAAAAGCGCGGAAAGCAAAGCCGCACAGGGTTATAAACAAATCAATTTGCAGGCATTTCGCCATATTCGTGCCGGAGGTTTTTTATTCACTTTCTCCTGCTCGCAAGTGATTACCCGCGATTTATTTCGCAAAATTGTGTTTGCCGCCGCCGCCGACTCCAAGCGCAAGGTGCGTATTGTGCAACAATTAGGGCAAAGCAACGACCACCCTATCAACATCTATCACCCCGAAGGCGATTATCTGAAAGGATTGGTATTGCAGGTAGAATAATAATAATGGTGCAGCAATACACAACTTATCATCATCTTTATTTAGATGCCCACACACACCGACTACCCGAAACTGACGGTGATGCTTTTCGTTGGTGCGCCTTGTCATTGCAGCAAACAGCGGTGCTTTCTGTGCCGGATTTGCAAGGAGCTTTTTGTGTGGGTCTGCACCCTTGGTATATAAAAAATGAGTTATTGGAGCAGCAACTTCATCAACTTTCTCACCTGCTCGCCCACCATCGTGTGTGGGCAGTGGGCGAATGTGGGCTTGACCGTTTATGTGCTACGCCATGGAATTTGCAGCTACAAGCATTTGAGGCACAGATTCGGCTTTCGGAGCAGCACCGCAAGCCTTTGGTAATACATTGTGTAAGGGCTTTTGATACGCTTTTACAATTTAAAAAAACACTGCGCCCCCGCCAAAAGTGGCTCATTCACGGATTTAATAAAAAAGAAATCATTGCACAGCAACTCCTGCAAGCGGGATTTTTTTTGTCGTTGGGTGCTGCTGCTTTATTGCCATCAATGCCTGCTCATCGCTTGGCTGCCACCCTGCCTCTGGAATACATTTTTTTAGAAAGTGATGACAATACCGAACTTAGCATCAAAAATCTGTATCAAACAGTATCGCAAATACGCAACATTTCACCCGAAATATTAAGAGCCGCTATTTGGGATAATTTTGAAACATTATTAAAAAACTAATACTGAAACAATTTATTTGCTGCGTATTCATTATATAAAATTAAGCTAAGGCTCGCACGCCTAAAAAGTACCCCTTTTTTGTCCGATTTTAGTATTAATTCCATTCTGTACGAAATTTTTTTCACAAAAAAATAGAAAAACTAAGTACACCTACCAAAAAGATAGGTGCAGCTAACCATCAGTTAAGTACACCTATCAAAAAGCAAGGTAATACCTACCAAAAAGGTAGGTGCAGCTACCAAAAAGCTAAGTCTTCCTACCTAAAAGCAAGGTAGTACCTACCAAAAAGGTAGGTGCAGCTACCAAAAAGGTAAGTCTTCCTACCTAAAAGCAAGGTGGTACCTACCAAAAAGGTAGGTGCAGCTACCAAAAAGCTAAGTCTTCCTACCTAAAAGGTAGGTGCAGCTACTAAAAAGCTAAGTGAGGCTACCTAAACGCAATAGCTAATACTAAAATCGCATAAAATATGCTTATAAGTCTCATAAATAAGGCAAATAACTTATTATGTTGGCGTTGCTGATGCTTAAATATCGTTTCTGAACACGGGTTTGACGGATTGAACGGTTTTTTTACGGATAAAAATCTGTGCTTATCTGCTCCATCTGTTTCATCTGTATTCCCTCATTTATAAAATAAAAACAGGCGAACCTTAGCATATATGTATTGTTCAGGTGTCCTACCTATACACCAACTCAGACAGTTTTTTTACAGTTGCATCATGAATACGCAATCTATAATTTGTTTTAGTATAAAAAACGCATCTTTTTTAATAATCATAAAAACAATTGAAGCAATTTTTTCTACTTTAAAGATATAATATTATTATTTTTGTAAACTTGACGTTTTTCTTTAACCTAAACAAAAAAACATTACAAAGTTTATGAAAAAAAATTTTGCAATCGCGTATTGCTTATTATTACTGTTGTTGGGGCATCAAACAACAAAAGCACAGGTAAGTATGGGGGGGCAACCCTTGGCTCTGAAAGAAACTCATTATGCCGAACGTATCCCTGTGGAGCAGATGCCCACACTCAATATGGAAGCCATACAGGCCGAAGATGCAGCCGAAGAGGGCAAAGACATACCACCGCGCTTTGGCTATCCGATAGATGTGCAGTTGGATTTGAATAATAGCGGTATCTGGATAGATTTGCCTAACGGCGCAAGATTGTGGCAATTACAAATAGAATCGGAGGGGGCACTTACATTGAACCTCAACTACGGTAAATTTTTTATGCCTGCCGGTGCTAAATTTTTTATCTATAATCCCGACACAAAAGAAATATTAGGCGCATTCACTTCTTATAATAACAAATCGCACGGCACTTTTGCTACGGGTTTTACGAAGGGCAGTCGTGCAGTGTTGGAGTATTATGAGCCTGCTACGCAAAAAGGAAAAGGTATTATCAGCATTTCGCAAGTAATACACGGTTACAAATCTATTATTTCTATGGTAAAAGCCTTCGGCAGTTCGGGTTCGTGCAACAACAATGTGGTATGTCCGCTGAGTGCCGGTTGGGAAAACCAAATTAAAGGCGTAGCCATGTTGCTTACTTCCGGCAATTCGCGCTTTTGCAGTGGCTCGCTCATCAATACCACCGCCCAAAATTGTAAGCCGTATCTCCTCACTGCCGACCACTGTGTAGGTGAAACAGCAGGACAAACGGCTAACTATATTTTTATGTTCAACTACAACAGCCCCACTTGCAGCCCTTCGGCAGATGGACCGACCAACCAAACGGTGCAAGGTGCAACTTTGAGGGCGGTAGCAGCTACTTCTGATTTTGCTTTGTTTGAGTTAGATGATAATCCCGCAGATTTTTATGATGTATATTTTAATGGTTGGAGTCATTCTTCTACGCCTTCGCCTTCGGCAGTGGGTATTCATCACCCCGCCGGCGATGTGAAAAAATTCAGTGTAGAAAACGACCCGCTTACTCAAATAGATTGGGGCAATGTAACCGGAGTATCGCATTGGAAAGTAAATGATTGGGATAGCGGTACTACCGAGGGCGGTTCTTCCGGTTCGCCTTTATTTAATAATAATATGCAAATTATTGGTCAATTACACGGTGGCGGTGCAGCCTGCGGTAATAATTTGGAAGACCAATATGGTGCGCTGTGGTATTCGTGGGATCAAATAGGTACCGGTTCCACTACACAGCTCAAACCTTGGCTTGACCCCATCAACAGTGGTGCTACTGCTATTGCCGGTACTTATGACATTTGCGCGCCGCCTGCCGCCGATGATGCGGGTATCAGTAGCATCATTGAGCCTACTGCCCAAGTTTGCAGTGCTACCATCACTCCTCAAATTACTTTGATGAACTATGGCAGCAATACACTCACCTCTGTTACTATCAATTATAGTTTGAATGGTAGCAATTATACCTATAACTGGACAGGCTCATTGGCAGCAAATACCTCTACAACGTTATCTTTACCCTCACTGAACACACCGGCAGGCACACATACTTTTACGGCTTCTACCTCCAATCCGAATGGCACTACCGACCCCAATACCGGAAATGATATGTCCAGCATCACATTTTCTTCTACGGGTGGCAGCCTTTGCTACTGTGCATCGCAGGGCAATAGTGTTGTTGATGAATGGATACAAAGTGTACAAATCGGTGCTTTTAGCAATAACTCCGGCAACAATGGTGGCTATGAAGATTTTACGGTGCAAACTGTTAGTTTGGCAGTAGGCAGTAATAGCGTTACACTCATACCCGGATTCACGGCGACTGCATATAATGAATACTGGAGAATATGGATTGATTTGAACCAAGACGGAGATTTTGCTGATGCGGGAGAATTAACTTTTGATGCAGGAGCAGTATCTAATACAACCGTTACCGGAACAATGGTGTTGAGCGCAGCCATTAGCGGCACTACGCGTATGCGAGTATCCATGAAATACAATGCTGCACCTACTCCTTGCGAAGCATTTGCTTATGGTGAGGTAGAAGATTATACTGTTATTATAGGTGATTGCACTACTCCCGATACTGATGGCGATGGTATATGTGATGCCGCCGACCTTTGTCCGGGCTTTGATGATAATGCCGATGCAGACGGCGATGGTATTCCCGACGGTTGCGATACTTGCAACGCTTGTCCTTGTACTTCACAAGGTAACAGCACCGCCGATGAATGGATTGAAAGCGTACAAATCGGTTCGCTGGCCAATGTATCCGGCAACAATCAGGGCTATGCCGATTTTTCTACCTTAGATACTCTTGATGTAGAAACAGGCATTACTTACGCCTTTACACTCACACCCGGTTTCACCAGTACCCTTTATAACGAATACTGGAAAATATGGATTGATTATAACCAAAATGGAAGTTTTGAAGATAGCGGCGAATTGGTATATGATGCCGGAAGTGCAGTAAATACTGCTGTAAGCGGTACTTTTGTAGTGCCTGCCGGAACAACAAGCGGCTACACTTGGCTGCGTGTATCTATGAAATATAACGCCGCTTCTACTTCTTGCGAAGCGTTTACTTGGGGCGAGGTGGAAGATTATATCGTACATATCATCACCCCCACTGCTTGTCAGGATATTGTCAGCATCAGCGGCACATTTGCAAGTGGCTCTAATGCCCTGTATGAAGCCAATATAGAAATCTCTGCTACGCAAACGATACAAAGCGGGGCTGCTCAGGAGTTAAGAGCAGGCAACAGAGTATTGCTCATACCTCAATTTGCAGCCGAAAGCGGCAGCGATGTATGGGTACATATCGAAGGTTGTACGCCGCCGGCAATATTAAAACCGGAAAGCGACGAAACCACACAGAGTATTTTGGAGCAGTTCAATAAAGTACAAAACACTGATATTATATCCAAAGTGCAACCTTTACAAATACAAATGCAGCCCAATCCGGCTAATGATTTCACACAACTTTCTTTCAGTGCCCCGCACGACACACAAATATTGGTAGAAATATACGATATGCAAGCAATGAATGTAGTGCGTTTGCATTATGATAATATTACAGCGCAACAATCTTACAACTTACAAATCAATACGAATGATTTGCCGAGCGGTATGTATTTAGTGAAAGTAAGCGATATGCGAGGTACGCAACAAACCTTAAAATTAGTAGTGCAATAGCATAGTAATTTCATTCGGTGATTTTTTTAAATACAACAAAGCTGCTATCCTTAAAAAAGATAGCGGCTTTGTATTTTAGATGCCGGATTAATAACCTACACATTATGAAATTTTCTTAAAAAGGTGTTAAAAACCTTGCTGCAAACTATGCGACAGTTTTTATCCGAATGTCAAAAATAAAAATTTATACTACTTCAATAATCCTCAAATTGAGGTTTAGGTGTTTTTAAAAATCCCACCCGCTGCCTATTCATCTTAAAAGCCATTTAATGCCCAAAATTGAGGTTCAAACAGTGTAAGTTGTGTTCGGAACTTTCATTTGTCTGAACCCTGATTTTCAAGATGGAAGGATAGGCAGGATTTTTTTATTTTTTACTCCCAACCCTATTTTTACTCATAGCACAGTTTATTTTACACGCCCGCCAATCCCGAAATACCGCCGCCTACTACGACTACTGTTTTGCCGTTGGGCTGCACAATTTCGGGGTCATCTTCGCCGCAACTCGCCAAAAATGAGGAAGAAAGTAATAATAAAGGTAATCCTGTGAGTGTTTTTTTAATAAATTTCCGTCTTTGCATGTTTTTTAAAATATTAACTGACTGTTCAAAATAACTTTATAATATTTTTTCAATTTTTCACACAATATAAAATCAACTTTTCACTCGCTACAGATAATTATATTTTAATATATTTTTCAAAAAAACTCAGGCTTCCGTTGCGCTTATAAGTTTGCCCAAAAAGATTTCAGGGTATTTACACAAAAAAACCGCCAACCTATGAGGGGCGGCGGTTTTCTATTCTATATTTTATTTTGTCTTGAAATAAAAAGCGTCAAAATTTATAATAAATACAGACATTTAGGCTTGTCAGTTCTTTAAACGAAGTAGTAGAAAAACTTATGATGGAGTTTATAGCCCCCTTTATCCAATCATTTTTCCTTATTCCAAAGCAAATGCACTCAAAACAAACTAAAAATAAAAAGAGTAGTAAGCCTACTCTTTAATATATTAATTTTAACCGATATTAATTCTTTATCATTATTTCAGGAATAGTGACAAATAAAAGAATCGTTCAAAAACGATATTAATGAACAATCACAAATTTTTCGGTACGCGCACCTTTCGCACCTTCCAATACATAAATGTACCGACCGGCAGGCAAAGCAGGAGTCCAGGTAACAGTGTATTCGCCGGCAGCGCGGAAACCCTGCTCAATTACATCTACCAACTGACCGTTCATATTATATACTTTCAAAGCGATGTTTTCGTTGTCGGCAGTGTAAGTAATTTGGGCAGTGCTGCTGATAGCAGTAGGCACGGCTTGGAGGCTGTGTGTGCTGCTAAACTCGTTGATACCGGTAAAGCCCTCAATCCATTCAGCAGTTACGCCGTCAAACAAAGTTCCTGATTTATTTTCGGCATAAGGAGCAGGTGAACCTAAACCCGCTAAGAAAACATCCTGACCATCATTGTCAGCTCCTTTCAAAGTACCGTCTTCGTTGCGGAATACCATACCGATTTTGTTCATTTCGGCGGGTGCTTGGGGGTTCATACCATAGTAATTACCCCAATGAATTTCGATTACCCACAAATCATCTTCGGTGTTGGTCATTTCACCTACACCGTTATCCACTCCCCAACTTTGTTCGGCAGGCTGCTTACTCCAATTAGCTGCGCCGGAGTGCATATATACTTTGTTGGGACCTGCGGCAGCCAAGCCGCCATCAGTCAGTTCCTGACCGTCAGTACCGCCTTTGCCTTTGCTGGCATCATACACAATACGCAAATACTCAGTTTGAGCCATCAGGCTTGCGCTTACGAACATAGCGCAAAGAATAAGTAAAGTTTTTTTCATTTGATAAAACAAAATTTTAGGTTTATTAAAATAATAAAAGAGTTCCAAAACGAGCTAAAAAACAAAATCTCAATGTTAATTGTACACTAACAACAAAAATACACCATATTTTGTTTTAAGGCAAAATTTTGCAAAAAATTAACATAAAAGTTCTATATTTTTGCTTTCCTAAAATATTTGATGATTTTCGTTGCTGAAATTTATTTTAGTACACTTTGACAACTGCAAGGGTAAAATATACATTCCAAAATAAAAACAACTGATACGCTTGCTTCTGATGAACAACAAGCCTTATTCAAAATGATTGGTTTGGCTTTAGCCAATAAGCAGATGAAAGATAATTTACAAACTTTAATTGCTCAATAATATGTACACATACAAAATTCGTTTACACAAAGAAACCGAAGGTGGTTTTACTGTTTCTGTTCCCGCATTACCTGGCTGTATTACCTATGGCGAAGATGTGGACGAAGCTATTGCAATGGCGAAAGAAGCTATTGAACTGTATATTGAAGAATTGCAGGAAAGAGGCGAGGCAATACCCGATGACAGCAATACTTTGGAATACTCTCTAAACCTTGAAGTGGTATGAACCTAAGCCCAGAGCGACTGATTAAATTTTTAGAAGAAAATGGCTTTATTTTTAAACGTTCCAAAGGTTCGCACCAATTGTATTACAATCCAATTTACCAATAAAACGGTTATCGTGCCTGTACACGGCGGCAAGGATATGAAAAAGGTACTTTTCTTGCCATCATCAAAC
Coding sequences within it:
- a CDS encoding T9SS type A sorting domain-containing protein; protein product: MKKNFAIAYCLLLLLLGHQTTKAQVSMGGQPLALKETHYAERIPVEQMPTLNMEAIQAEDAAEEGKDIPPRFGYPIDVQLDLNNSGIWIDLPNGARLWQLQIESEGALTLNLNYGKFFMPAGAKFFIYNPDTKEILGAFTSYNNKSHGTFATGFTKGSRAVLEYYEPATQKGKGIISISQVIHGYKSIISMVKAFGSSGSCNNNVVCPLSAGWENQIKGVAMLLTSGNSRFCSGSLINTTAQNCKPYLLTADHCVGETAGQTANYIFMFNYNSPTCSPSADGPTNQTVQGATLRAVAATSDFALFELDDNPADFYDVYFNGWSHSSTPSPSAVGIHHPAGDVKKFSVENDPLTQIDWGNVTGVSHWKVNDWDSGTTEGGSSGSPLFNNNMQIIGQLHGGGAACGNNLEDQYGALWYSWDQIGTGSTTQLKPWLDPINSGATAIAGTYDICAPPAADDAGISSIIEPTAQVCSATITPQITLMNYGSNTLTSVTINYSLNGSNYTYNWTGSLAANTSTTLSLPSLNTPAGTHTFTASTSNPNGTTDPNTGNDMSSITFSSTGGSLCYCASQGNSVVDEWIQSVQIGAFSNNSGNNGGYEDFTVQTVSLAVGSNSVTLIPGFTATAYNEYWRIWIDLNQDGDFADAGELTFDAGAVSNTTVTGTMVLSAAISGTTRMRVSMKYNAAPTPCEAFAYGEVEDYTVIIGDCTTPDTDGDGICDAADLCPGFDDNADADGDGIPDGCDTCNACPCTSQGNSTADEWIESVQIGSLANVSGNNQGYADFSTLDTLDVETGITYAFTLTPGFTSTLYNEYWKIWIDYNQNGSFEDSGELVYDAGSAVNTAVSGTFVVPAGTTSGYTWLRVSMKYNAASTSCEAFTWGEVEDYIVHIITPTACQDIVSISGTFASGSNALYEANIEISATQTIQSGAAQELRAGNRVLLIPQFAAESGSDVWVHIEGCTPPAILKPESDETTQSILEQFNKVQNTDIISKVQPLQIQMQPNPANDFTQLSFSAPHDTQILVEIYDMQAMNVVRLHYDNITAQQSYNLQINTNDLPSGMYLVKVSDMRGTQQTLKLVVQ
- a CDS encoding T9SS type A sorting domain-containing protein → MKKTLLILCAMFVSASLMAQTEYLRIVYDASKGKGGTDGQELTDGGLAAAGPNKVYMHSGAANWSKQPAEQSWGVDNGVGEMTNTEDDLWVIEIHWGNYYGMNPQAPAEMNKIGMVFRNEDGTLKGADNDGQDVFLAGLGSPAPYAENKSGTLFDGVTAEWIEGFTGINEFSSTHSLQAVPTAISSTAQITYTADNENIALKVYNMNGQLVDVIEQGFRAAGEYTVTWTPALPAGRYIYVLEGAKGARTEKFVIVH
- a CDS encoding TatD family hydrolase; its protein translation is MVQQYTTYHHLYLDAHTHRLPETDGDAFRWCALSLQQTAVLSVPDLQGAFCVGLHPWYIKNELLEQQLHQLSHLLAHHRVWAVGECGLDRLCATPWNLQLQAFEAQIRLSEQHRKPLVIHCVRAFDTLLQFKKTLRPRQKWLIHGFNKKEIIAQQLLQAGFFLSLGAAALLPSMPAHRLAATLPLEYIFLESDDNTELSIKNLYQTVSQIRNISPEILRAAIWDNFETLLKN
- a CDS encoding class I SAM-dependent rRNA methyltransferase is translated as MLKIILKNGKERSLLNFHPWLFSGAIAKIIGTAEEGAIAQVFDAQQQPLAIGHFYPKGSIAVRLFHFGSDVPRLDTDFWAQKIRRAFELRRTLGLADSSHTTAYRLIHAEGDNLPGLIVDIYGDTAVLQIQTSGMERIKNEIAAALVLVLDTRLQRIYDKENGIYLWQRDPADTHDEGIVTENNLRFYAHWKEGQKTGFFLDQRDNRRLLQSYCAGKTVLNAFSYSGGFSVYALAAGAARVDSVDVSQKAITWANQNVALNGGSERHRGIVADCFEYLRQIHDEYEVIVLDPPAFAKHKSAESKAAQGYKQINLQAFRHIRAGGFLFTFSCSQVITRDLFRKIVFAAAADSKRKVRIVQQLGQSNDHPINIYHPEGDYLKGLVLQVE
- a CDS encoding type II toxin-antitoxin system HicB family antitoxin, whose product is MYTYKIRLHKETEGGFTVSVPALPGCITYGEDVDEAIAMAKEAIELYIEELQERGEAIPDDSNTLEYSLNLEVV